A region of uncultured Desulfobacter sp. DNA encodes the following proteins:
- a CDS encoding PEP-CTERM sorting domain-containing protein codes for MKMGKSKLKLFLTSISMVALYAFLLVSTGYAASVVSSEDNTNPYHGSYGANYDYTTTIKHSTTEWQALGTSAGIKNYGVTWSMDGVNYENEDLYVSVGQTVTFKFAMYSANEGYNHMANVLKSWASYDDGIYESDEVLIKASNLVRETRSSDVSDDYKQQNYYEAEIEITQEMIDAATIYLRARVTCTESIADATWRYYDPWYNSYLSTDGKLSQYLNAFDAYAYYWQGEIEEWKINVYGPENPIGSVPEPATFALFGIGLLGLAGTYRKKSKQK; via the coding sequence ATGAAAATGGGAAAATCAAAACTGAAACTTTTTTTAACAAGTATCAGTATGGTAGCTTTATATGCATTTTTATTGGTTTCTACCGGCTATGCAGCAAGTGTTGTGAGTAGTGAAGATAATACCAATCCTTACCACGGCAGTTATGGTGCCAATTATGACTATACGACAACCATCAAGCATAGCACCACTGAATGGCAGGCGCTGGGGACTTCTGCCGGTATCAAGAATTACGGCGTTACATGGTCGATGGATGGTGTCAATTATGAAAATGAGGATCTTTATGTCTCTGTTGGCCAGACAGTTACATTTAAATTCGCGATGTATTCTGCCAATGAAGGATATAACCATATGGCCAACGTGTTAAAAAGTTGGGCCAGCTATGATGATGGCATCTACGAAAGTGACGAAGTGTTAATTAAGGCGTCTAATCTTGTTAGAGAAACACGCAGTTCGGATGTGTCTGACGACTATAAACAACAAAATTATTATGAAGCTGAGATTGAGATTACTCAAGAGATGATAGATGCGGCAACAATCTATCTTAGAGCCCGGGTGACATGTACGGAATCCATAGCTGATGCGACATGGCGTTATTATGATCCATGGTATAATTCTTATCTCTCAACAGATGGTAAATTATCCCAGTATCTTAACGCATTCGATGCTTACGCCTACTACTGGCAGGGTGAAATCGAGGAATGGAAGATTAATGTCTATGGACCTGAAAACCCGATTGGAAGTGTTCCCGAACCCGCAACATTCGCCTTGTTTGGAATCGGCCTCTTAGGGCTTGCAGGTACCTATAGAAAGAAATCAAAACAGAAATAG
- a CDS encoding PAS domain S-box protein: protein MKKTYSQISPDNLRRALFFYLAAILFIFSLFLILTIAQPIYERLKKAENNNVYYDAERTAMAVNEWSRRVMDIAIQITSRTRIRQELEKYNNKEISLTQLKEFTEPKLSDAMNMSREILGITRLDSSGKIVAQCGAIISESIDPVAYSTPFDTWISTPVIQNGHRAIIVSAPIINRSKQYVGADLVLIDLHQLKNIIQSRTDSGQIYETVLGYTSNSAVFKTFTDIKNTDSGEINDLLKKALKGESGMNEDSPVFVAAYHRLDIQNFGLVIRKNKAELYTALNTRLIYWGMTGILAYLVFLAGFWFLMKPLTNRLLLRSDEFSEKVKEQTRHLEEEINERKRTAGELEKIISAHRLTEIALSESETRLSHIIMGSPVPTFVIDNHHIITHWNAALERISGISGSQVVGTKKQWMPFYSKERPVLADLIVDQVSEKNISEYYTGKYKKSKSVENAYEAEDFFPDMNAHGRWLFSTAVPLLNSAGQIIGAVETLEDISARKKAEKALKESEKKYRLLANNVTDVIWSVNMDLRYNYVSPSVEKINGYTPEEMIKISLEQSFPPDSYQKMIEIFFRKNRWDDAAPVLIDESAVLELDIYHKSGKTIPIEISASTLKDDSGSPTGIIGITRDISERKQTECALKESESKFRSIFDNKGTATCLFGEDGIIRECNPTFEELSGHAKSDVVNKMKWSDLVAKKDLERLQQYHEQRSKGTGSPPSQYEAGFISKSGEIKTVIINISLVGKDRIASLTDITERKLAETENEKLHKKLAQAQKMEAMGSLAGGIAHDFNNILSAIIGFTELAKIDKADSAKIEKHLDRVLTASDRAKDLVHQILTFSRQTEQEIKPLKVEPIIKEVLKLIRASLPSTIEIQTDINSDALIMGDRTQIHQVILNLCTNAGHAMQENGGILHISLTDQSIGLDVTAKVPDLSVGDYVKIDVKDTGHGIAQELIERLFEPFFTTKAQGEGTGMGLAVVHGIVKSMKGDVVIESAPGKGSSFSVYLPVVQDMESAEEPKECALAKGCGNILFVDDELAIVEIGEMLLEELGYSVTARTSGIEALEAFKSTPEKFDLVLTDMTMPRMTGEILAREILSIRKEIPIIISTGFSSLITEKKAQDLGVNGLLRKPFVLSELARVIHNAIIPTGRTIEPEKN from the coding sequence TTGAAGAAAACTTACAGCCAAATATCTCCTGATAATTTGCGAAGAGCTCTGTTTTTTTATTTGGCGGCAATCCTGTTCATCTTTTCCCTATTTTTAATTCTGACCATCGCACAGCCCATATACGAACGATTAAAAAAAGCAGAAAACAACAATGTCTATTATGATGCAGAGCGAACGGCCATGGCTGTGAATGAATGGAGCAGGCGTGTCATGGATATAGCCATTCAAATCACAAGCCGAACACGCATCAGGCAGGAACTTGAAAAATACAATAACAAAGAAATATCCCTAACACAGCTTAAAGAATTTACAGAACCTAAATTATCAGATGCCATGAATATGTCCCGGGAAATCCTAGGCATCACCCGGTTAGACAGTTCGGGAAAAATCGTTGCCCAATGCGGTGCAATTATTTCAGAATCAATAGATCCCGTGGCTTATTCCACTCCATTTGACACCTGGATATCAACACCAGTGATTCAAAACGGGCACCGCGCAATAATTGTCAGCGCCCCCATCATAAACCGGTCAAAGCAGTATGTCGGTGCGGATCTGGTGCTGATTGATCTTCATCAGTTAAAAAATATTATCCAAAGCCGGACGGATTCGGGACAAATTTATGAAACGGTTTTAGGATATACATCCAACAGTGCTGTTTTTAAAACATTCACCGATATAAAAAACACAGATAGTGGAGAGATCAACGATCTGCTGAAAAAAGCGCTCAAGGGCGAAAGCGGTATGAATGAAGACTCTCCTGTTTTCGTTGCCGCATATCACAGACTGGATATTCAAAACTTTGGACTTGTTATTCGAAAGAACAAAGCGGAATTGTACACGGCCTTGAATACAAGACTGATCTACTGGGGTATGACTGGAATTTTGGCATATCTTGTGTTTCTTGCAGGGTTCTGGTTTTTAATGAAACCTTTGACAAACAGGCTGCTGTTACGTTCGGATGAATTCAGTGAAAAGGTCAAAGAGCAAACCCGGCACCTGGAAGAGGAGATAAACGAAAGGAAACGAACCGCTGGTGAACTGGAAAAAATCATTTCAGCACATAGACTGACTGAAATTGCGCTGAGTGAAAGTGAAACAAGACTTTCACACATCATTATGGGAAGTCCGGTCCCTACGTTTGTCATCGATAATCACCATATTATAACCCATTGGAATGCAGCCCTCGAAAGAATCAGTGGCATTTCGGGAAGTCAGGTTGTGGGAACAAAAAAACAGTGGATGCCCTTCTATTCAAAGGAGAGACCGGTCTTGGCAGACCTGATTGTCGATCAGGTATCTGAAAAAAATATATCGGAATATTATACCGGCAAATATAAAAAGTCTAAAAGTGTTGAAAATGCATACGAAGCAGAAGATTTTTTCCCTGATATGAATGCACATGGACGATGGCTCTTTTCAACGGCCGTACCTTTGCTCAACAGTGCCGGACAGATCATTGGCGCGGTGGAGACCCTGGAGGACATCTCGGCGCGAAAAAAGGCGGAAAAAGCCCTGAAGGAAAGTGAGAAAAAATATCGGCTGCTGGCCAACAATGTAACCGATGTGATCTGGTCCGTGAATATGGATCTGCGCTATAATTATGTAAGCCCTTCCGTTGAAAAAATAAACGGTTACACCCCGGAAGAGATGATAAAAATCTCACTTGAACAATCATTTCCACCTGATTCCTACCAAAAGATGATTGAAATTTTTTTCAGAAAAAACCGCTGGGATGATGCTGCACCGGTTCTCATAGACGAATCCGCTGTTCTGGAACTTGATATTTACCACAAGTCCGGTAAAACCATTCCCATTGAGATAAGCGCCTCTACTTTAAAGGATGATTCCGGCTCTCCCACCGGAATTATCGGTATCACACGTGATATATCAGAACGTAAACAGACGGAATGTGCCTTAAAAGAGAGTGAATCAAAATTCAGGAGTATATTTGACAACAAAGGGACAGCTACATGTCTTTTTGGAGAAGACGGGATTATTCGAGAATGTAATCCGACATTTGAAGAACTCAGTGGGCATGCAAAATCCGATGTTGTCAATAAGATGAAATGGTCTGATTTAGTTGCAAAAAAAGACCTTGAAAGGCTTCAACAATACCATGAGCAACGATCCAAAGGAACCGGTTCTCCCCCGTCACAATACGAAGCGGGCTTTATTAGCAAATCCGGTGAGATTAAAACAGTCATCATTAACATCAGCTTAGTTGGAAAGGATCGAATCGCTTCGCTGACTGACATTACCGAGCGCAAGCTTGCAGAGACAGAGAACGAAAAACTGCATAAGAAACTGGCACAGGCACAAAAAATGGAGGCCATGGGTTCACTGGCCGGCGGCATCGCCCACGATTTCAACAACATTCTCAGCGCGATAATAGGGTTCACCGAACTTGCGAAAATTGACAAGGCGGATAGTGCTAAAATAGAAAAACATCTGGATAGAGTTCTAACGGCGTCAGATCGTGCAAAAGACCTTGTTCACCAGATATTGACATTCAGCCGGCAGACAGAGCAGGAAATCAAACCTCTGAAAGTGGAACCAATCATAAAAGAAGTGCTTAAACTGATCAGGGCTTCGCTACCTTCGACCATTGAAATCCAGACAGATATAAATAGTGATGCTCTCATCATGGGAGACCGGACCCAGATCCACCAGGTTATTTTGAACCTTTGTACCAACGCAGGCCATGCCATGCAGGAAAATGGCGGGATATTGCATATAAGCCTGACGGACCAGTCAATTGGGTTGGATGTAACGGCAAAGGTTCCAGATTTATCCGTCGGGGATTATGTAAAAATAGATGTAAAAGACACGGGCCACGGCATTGCCCAGGAGTTGATCGAGCGCTTGTTTGAACCGTTTTTTACAACAAAAGCCCAGGGTGAAGGTACAGGTATGGGCCTTGCGGTTGTCCACGGTATCGTGAAAAGCATGAAAGGAGATGTTGTCATTGAAAGCGCTCCGGGTAAGGGAAGTTCCTTTAGTGTTTATCTTCCTGTTGTGCAGGACATGGAATCAGCCGAGGAGCCGAAAGAGTGCGCCCTTGCCAAAGGCTGCGGAAATATTCTTTTTGTTGACGACGAACTGGCGATCGTTGAGATTGGAGAGATGCTCCTGGAAGAGCTGGGGTACAGTGTCACAGCAAGAACCAGCGGGATTGAAGCCCTGGAGGCATTTAAATCCACCCCGGAGAAATTTGACCTTGTCCTGACGGATATGACAATGCCCAGAATGACCGGAGAAATACTGGCCAGGGAAATCCTTTCAATCCGTAAAGAGATCCCCATTATCATCAGTACAGGATTCAGTTCTCTGATAACCGAAAAAAAAGCCCAGGACCTCGGAGTCAACGGTCTTTTAAGGAAACCGTTTGTTTTATCGGAGCTTGCAAGGGTGATTCATAATGCGATTATACCTACAGGTAGAACAATCGAGCCTGAAAAAAACTGA
- a CDS encoding class I SAM-dependent methyltransferase yields the protein MTSPLDFDLLNTIKGFMDDDEACRLYDLSLTASKFGPVLEIGSYCGRSAAIIGSACKQNNGILFSIDHHTGSEEQQPGEQYFDPDLYDETTSGVNTFPLFRLTLSRTGLEETVVPIVCTSKTAGRMWNTPLSMVFIDGGHSFEAAHTDFLTWAPHIIPGGFLVIHDIFFNPEEGGQPPRQVYEHALATGHYESLGMTKTLGVLLMKD from the coding sequence ATGACTTCCCCCCTTGATTTTGACCTTCTGAATACCATCAAGGGGTTTATGGATGACGATGAGGCCTGTCGGCTATATGATCTTTCCCTGACGGCCTCCAAGTTTGGTCCGGTGTTGGAAATCGGCTCCTATTGCGGACGGTCCGCTGCCATTATCGGGTCTGCCTGCAAACAGAACAACGGCATTTTATTCTCCATAGATCACCACACAGGTTCAGAAGAACAGCAGCCCGGCGAACAGTATTTCGACCCGGACCTGTATGACGAGACAACCTCAGGCGTCAATACCTTTCCTTTGTTTCGTCTGACGCTCTCCCGGACAGGTCTGGAAGAGACGGTGGTGCCCATTGTCTGCACCTCAAAAACAGCAGGTCGCATGTGGAATACGCCGCTTTCCATGGTTTTCATTGATGGTGGGCACTCCTTTGAAGCGGCGCATACGGATTTTCTGACCTGGGCACCCCATATTATTCCGGGGGGCTTTCTGGTCATCCATGATATATTTTTCAATCCTGAAGAGGGGGGGCAGCCCCCGCGTCAGGTTTATGAACATGCCTTGGCAACCGGGCACTATGAATCCCTTGGGATGACCAAGACTTTAGGCGTATTGCTGATGAAGGATTAA
- a CDS encoding tetratricopeptide repeat protein translates to MEKYMASAGAYMDAKEYNNAEIELKNVLQINPRNEQAYIKLSEIYRILGKPDKEIKVLLQAVTLNPDNMEAQFRLGQVYLLGRQTKNARETAQLILSKEPCSIRAYHMLATAQVQERNPAAAVKTLNKAIELAPDNPHLYFFLGFLEYYQNKNFQNAEAAYLKGISIDNTLLEGYQELSEIYIREKQLDKAENLLIDLTKLEKNRVPHLAVLAEYYENRNQLDKAEKVYLAIIDASDPGDYRPVYNLAVFHAQHKNFDAAVTCLKQAMALSDAMVIHEALAKTYLELKKFNDAKEQAGWILEKESGNSTGRLVIIQIQMADQDYGKAFENLEELISIDKDNAFAYYLQAVCLMEKKLKKLPAQEIKMAASGDASVRVWRRNLAIESLKTAINISPDFAIARLMLADIYLQNQETNLADKQIDYILDHVPTDFRAFLMRGKIKMMQEQWGAAKQVFQTITQRVPAYSPAYVQLGIIYNAQNRTEQAIKEFQTALSCDPLNMDAMRYLVNTYMSHGRKEEALTLLKRHFDRPELTSFERGFIKFLLGKIALGDNDVDLAKKYFNSSIQIHKETTPTYEALAKISEVHKDWDDAIKYNETILSYNPEYIPAFMNLNRIYQLKKETEKARDVLKKVLEIKEDHAIAANELAYILANEGGQMQRALSLARIAEAKYPDNPYVLDTLGWVYYKQKAYDLAINKLEESLKMAPDNPITNYHLGWAYYDTGRYEQARQCMKKALKLNPDFEGARRAREIIGE, encoded by the coding sequence GTGGAAAAATATATGGCATCCGCCGGGGCATATATGGATGCCAAAGAGTACAACAATGCGGAAATTGAGTTAAAAAACGTATTGCAGATTAATCCGAGAAATGAGCAGGCCTACATAAAATTAAGTGAGATTTATCGGATTCTGGGCAAACCGGATAAAGAGATTAAAGTCCTGCTGCAGGCCGTCACCCTGAACCCGGATAATATGGAGGCCCAATTCCGGTTAGGGCAGGTCTATCTTCTCGGCCGGCAAACCAAAAACGCAAGGGAAACCGCCCAGCTCATATTGTCCAAGGAGCCTTGCAGCATCAGGGCCTACCACATGCTTGCAACCGCCCAGGTCCAGGAAAGAAACCCTGCTGCTGCCGTAAAGACACTGAATAAAGCCATTGAACTGGCCCCTGATAATCCCCATCTATACTTTTTCCTCGGCTTTTTAGAATATTATCAAAACAAGAATTTCCAAAACGCCGAAGCCGCTTATTTAAAAGGTATCTCCATTGACAACACCCTTCTTGAGGGATACCAGGAGCTGTCCGAGATCTATATTCGGGAAAAACAGCTCGATAAGGCCGAAAACCTGCTGATTGATTTAACAAAGCTGGAAAAAAACAGGGTCCCCCATCTTGCCGTTCTTGCCGAATACTATGAAAATCGGAACCAGCTTGACAAGGCCGAAAAAGTATATCTGGCGATCATTGACGCTTCGGACCCCGGTGATTACCGCCCTGTTTATAACCTGGCCGTATTTCATGCCCAGCATAAGAATTTTGACGCTGCCGTGACCTGCTTGAAACAGGCCATGGCATTGAGTGATGCCATGGTAATCCACGAAGCGTTGGCAAAAACATACCTGGAACTGAAGAAGTTTAATGATGCAAAAGAGCAGGCAGGCTGGATTTTAGAAAAAGAGTCCGGTAATTCCACCGGCAGGCTGGTGATCATTCAAATACAGATGGCTGACCAGGACTATGGCAAAGCCTTTGAGAACCTTGAAGAGCTCATCTCCATCGACAAGGACAACGCATTTGCTTATTACCTGCAGGCGGTCTGTCTGATGGAAAAAAAGCTCAAGAAACTGCCGGCCCAGGAAATCAAGATGGCTGCAAGCGGGGATGCCAGTGTCCGGGTTTGGCGGCGCAACCTTGCCATTGAAAGCCTTAAAACCGCAATCAATATTTCCCCGGATTTTGCCATAGCCCGGCTGATGCTAGCAGATATTTATCTGCAAAACCAGGAGACGAACCTGGCGGATAAGCAGATCGATTATATTCTAGACCACGTACCAACCGATTTCAGGGCGTTTCTGATGCGGGGCAAAATAAAAATGATGCAGGAACAATGGGGGGCTGCCAAGCAGGTTTTTCAAACCATTACCCAAAGAGTCCCGGCCTATTCCCCGGCCTATGTCCAGCTGGGCATCATTTACAACGCACAAAACCGTACCGAACAAGCCATCAAGGAATTCCAAACAGCCTTGAGCTGTGACCCCCTGAACATGGACGCTATGCGATATCTTGTAAATACCTACATGAGCCATGGCAGAAAAGAGGAGGCCTTAACCCTTTTGAAGAGACATTTTGACCGCCCGGAACTGACCTCCTTTGAACGCGGATTTATCAAATTTTTATTGGGGAAAATCGCGCTGGGTGATAATGATGTTGACCTGGCAAAAAAATATTTCAACTCTTCCATTCAAATCCATAAAGAAACAACCCCAACCTATGAAGCCCTGGCAAAGATATCGGAAGTACACAAAGACTGGGATGACGCCATAAAATATAATGAAACCATCCTCTCCTATAATCCGGAATACATCCCTGCGTTCATGAATCTGAACCGTATTTACCAGCTTAAAAAAGAGACGGAAAAAGCAAGGGACGTTCTGAAAAAAGTGCTTGAAATCAAGGAGGACCATGCCATCGCGGCCAATGAACTGGCCTATATCCTGGCCAACGAGGGAGGTCAGATGCAAAGGGCTCTGTCCCTTGCCAGGATCGCAGAGGCAAAATACCCTGACAACCCCTATGTTCTGGATACCTTGGGATGGGTCTATTACAAACAGAAAGCCTATGACCTGGCAATAAATAAATTAGAGGAAAGTCTGAAAATGGCCCCGGACAATCCCATAACCAATTATCATCTTGGATGGGCCTATTACGATACGGGAAGGTATGAACAGGCAAGGCAATGCATGAAAAAGGCCTTGAAGCTCAATCCAGACTTTGAAGGTGCCCGTAGGGCCAGAGAAATTATCGGGGAATAA
- a CDS encoding ChaN family lipoprotein, whose amino-acid sequence MRPVLFVLLWIVLCLVSGCATTSAIIMRNDPLIGMVVQVETGKPVSFSGLVDTLNHSDIVYLSEKHDNPIHHVIQHRIIQALVDQGRSPIIGFEFFSYQDTPLLLNLMDAGGKEHSPKMEKAIEQRTREKLGWKNQPDTMWGYYWDLLKLVSDNNLYAAGLDLPATEKQRITHKGLDGLSAIELQQLFSTGLSNTAYESYMKSVFVKVHCGMGHDRMTDRLYDTWVTRNDRMALSVVELFNAVQMQERDKTNRKAGPVVIIIGAGHTDYGLGVIDRVHHLKPDAGQINLSITEIDRAPLDLQQYLSPLSLEGLDPLLPADYLWFTQRVTYEDPCEKFRTALEKMKKHKEETTTSDSP is encoded by the coding sequence ATGCGACCTGTTCTATTTGTTTTACTATGGATCGTATTGTGCCTGGTGAGCGGTTGTGCCACAACATCTGCGATCATCATGCGCAATGATCCGTTAATCGGAATGGTGGTCCAGGTCGAAACCGGGAAACCCGTAAGCTTTTCAGGGTTAGTGGATACGCTTAACCACAGCGATATTGTCTACCTATCCGAAAAGCATGACAATCCCATTCATCATGTCATTCAACACAGGATTATCCAGGCCCTTGTTGACCAGGGACGTTCACCAATCATTGGATTTGAATTTTTTTCCTATCAGGACACCCCATTGCTGCTGAACCTTATGGATGCCGGTGGAAAAGAGCATTCACCCAAGATGGAAAAAGCTATTGAACAACGAACCAGGGAAAAACTGGGATGGAAAAATCAGCCCGACACCATGTGGGGGTATTACTGGGATCTTTTAAAGCTTGTATCGGATAACAATCTTTATGCCGCAGGCCTTGATCTGCCTGCCACTGAAAAGCAACGCATCACACACAAAGGGCTTGACGGCCTATCTGCAATTGAGTTGCAGCAGCTGTTTTCCACAGGCCTTTCAAATACAGCATATGAATCATACATGAAATCAGTTTTTGTAAAGGTTCATTGCGGTATGGGCCATGACCGGATGACTGACCGGTTATATGATACCTGGGTGACCCGAAACGACCGAATGGCCCTGTCTGTCGTTGAACTGTTCAATGCTGTGCAAATGCAAGAGCGGGATAAGACAAATCGGAAGGCAGGGCCTGTTGTCATCATAATAGGGGCAGGCCATACCGATTATGGCTTGGGGGTCATTGACCGGGTACACCACCTTAAACCAGACGCCGGCCAGATAAATTTGTCCATCACGGAAATAGACAGGGCTCCCCTGGACCTGCAGCAATATTTATCTCCTCTTTCCCTTGAAGGACTTGACCCGTTGCTCCCTGCCGATTACCTGTGGTTTACCCAGCGGGTAACCTATGAAGACCCGTGTGAAAAATTTAGAACCGCGTTGGAAAAAATGAAAAAACACAAAGAAGAGACAACAACATCAGATTCGCCCTAG
- a CDS encoding TIGR00266 family protein, with product MKCHEVDYEIFGDDMQAVEVELDPGETVIAEAGAMNWMEQGIAFEAKMGDGSEADKGIMGKLFNAGKRVLTGESLFLTHFTNQSHGKKRVAFSAPYPGKIIPVDMAAIGGQLICQKDAFLCAALGTKVSIAFSQKLGVGFFGGEGFILQRLEGDGMAFIHAGGTIVKKELNGEKLMVDTGCIVAFSQGIDYNIQRAGGLKSMFFGGEGLFLATLEGHGNVYLQSLPFSRLADRIISHAPSTGGTSKGEGSVLGGLGRLLDGD from the coding sequence ATGAAATGCCATGAAGTGGATTACGAAATATTTGGGGATGACATGCAGGCCGTTGAGGTAGAGCTGGATCCGGGCGAGACTGTAATTGCCGAGGCCGGGGCCATGAACTGGATGGAGCAGGGCATCGCCTTTGAAGCCAAAATGGGGGATGGATCCGAGGCTGACAAAGGGATTATGGGCAAGCTTTTTAATGCGGGCAAACGGGTGCTCACCGGGGAAAGTCTGTTTCTTACCCATTTCACCAACCAGTCCCATGGCAAAAAAAGAGTGGCCTTTTCCGCCCCCTATCCCGGAAAAATTATTCCCGTTGACATGGCTGCCATCGGTGGACAGCTGATCTGCCAGAAGGATGCTTTTCTATGTGCCGCCCTTGGCACAAAAGTCTCCATCGCTTTTAGCCAAAAACTCGGGGTCGGTTTTTTCGGCGGCGAGGGATTTATTCTCCAGCGTCTGGAAGGGGACGGCATGGCGTTTATTCATGCCGGCGGCACCATCGTTAAAAAAGAGCTGAACGGCGAAAAGCTGATGGTGGACACCGGTTGCATTGTGGCCTTTTCCCAGGGGATTGACTATAACATCCAGAGGGCCGGCGGCCTCAAATCAATGTTTTTCGGCGGAGAAGGTTTGTTCCTGGCTACACTGGAAGGGCACGGCAATGTTTACTTACAAAGCCTGCCGTTCTCCCGTCTGGCAGACCGCATCATCAGCCATGCGCCAAGTACCGGGGGTACATCAAAGGGTGAAGGTTCCGTTTTAGGCGGCCTTGGGCGCCTGTTGGACGGCGATTAA